In a single window of the Palaemon carinicauda isolate YSFRI2023 chromosome 10, ASM3689809v2, whole genome shotgun sequence genome:
- the LOC137648116 gene encoding uncharacterized protein codes for MTEATTQACAEALLSSWVSRFDVPNDITTDRGPAFLSEICLTLANLIGTTFQSTTAYNPAAYGMFERTHRALKVLLMASCIDGDWKSRLPWVLLGLWTTPRTDGEPSPAEKVYGEALAVPGEFFPTSTDDTQLDHLRDIARKFRPCLKRSDTASAGPGRSRVPPENKAANEKISKKRRREVAIHTPTADVPLRSKTRGTLRRPKRYED; via the exons atgaccgaagctacaacccaagcatgcgccgaagcccttttgtcgagctgggtgagcagatttgacGTTCCTAACGACATCACAACAGACAGAGGCCCTGCCTTCCTGTCAGAGATATGTCTCACTCTGGCAAACCTGATAGGAACGACATTCCaaagcaccacggcatacaaccccgcagcataCGGCATGTttgaacgaactcatcgcgccctcaaggtgctcctgatggcgagctgcatcgacggggactggaaatcacgacttccttgggtacttctagGCCTTTGGACCACCCCTCGcacagatggcgagccatcgcccgctgaaaaggtttacggagaagcgctcgcagttcccggcgaattctttcccacatcaaccgacgacacgcagctggatcatcttagggacatcgccaggaagttcaggccatgtcttaaaa gaagcgacactgcctccgcgggacctggcaggtCCAGAGTGCCACCTGAAAACAAGGCGGCCAACGAGAAGATAAGCAaaaaacgacgacgagaggtagcgatccatacgccgacaGCCGACGTGCCCcttcgttcaaaaacaagaggaaccctccgacgacCGAAACGATATGAAGACTAG